The Daphnia magna isolate NIES linkage group LG3, ASM2063170v1.1, whole genome shotgun sequence genomic interval TCCGTACAAACATAAAACATGTAGGATACCATCGTCTGATAATGAACATCATCAGTCCAATATTCTTTGCCTGCAACTACAATTGGGATTTCTTCACAAGTGGCCTGTCTGTGTTGCAATGCATCTTCCACCAAGAATCTTTCTCTACTACCTTTCAAATAACCTAAGATAATCAGAGACACAGGAGGTAAAATACCAGTGCCACATAGCAGATAGTTTACATACCCAGAATAGGTTAATTCACCAAATTAATTGGTTGAGCAACAGGTTCTTGTATGATGGGTGGTCCACTGAGACATCTCAAAAAGGATTTTCTAAATGAATAAAGACTAGTAGAGATTATTCATATAGCTTACACAATTTGACATGTTCTCACCCCACATAGAGTCTTTTGGTAGATGAAAGATGAAGAGTAGATTTTGTAATAGAGGAAATCATTGTAGGGGCTAGGTATGTCAAAAGagcaaaatataaaaatgcaAAGAACAGAAAGCGCAGCTACAGTAggaaattttttgttctctttcaGCTAACAAAGGCAGCACCCACAACCTGATAAGCACAAATGTATTTCAAAGTATGAATAGTGAAGGTCACATACTGTAACTCGACAACATGTTTTAAATTCTGGGAGCGTGAGGGGTGGGCGGGCTGGTTGCAGCAGATATCATATTATCAAGGTTATTTTGTTACACAGTATGTTAGATTGAATGCTACACGGTTTAAGAGAACACATGTAACAGCACATCATTTGATGTTAACACGtcctaaaaaagaaagaaataggTAACGTTATTAGTTTTTTAATGTTACCGTAAATAATTCGCATATTAAGATCTTCATCAATTCAGACgacggaattttttttatttgtttacgTTTTGGAGATTTTACGATTGGGACAATAGATGTCACtgtctaaacaaaataaataagaagaacaaaaacggaaaaattgTCGACGATGACAATGATTTCAAGCcgtaataaaattttaacaaCCCCATCGTAAAGTGCTACCTCAGTTTAAATTGGTGTTAGACGCTATCGCCACTATTTTCTTTCAACCAGTTGTGCTACCCTGATGAACTTTATCAGCAAAAAATATTTCCGTTAAATTGGATGTTACATTTCTCCTTCTAGGGCCTACCAAAAGTAATCTTGTTCTTGTCCGAGGAAGGTGAAGCATTCtaagattaaaattttaatattaacCTTCACGGCACATAGATAGAGTATATTTTCTGTATATCACATAGGTAAAAGAAAGAGGGAACGTACATATCGTACAACATTTTACTACGATTGCAATCGGTAGGAGTTTAGAGCACACAGTGCTGGCCGAAGCTACAAGCCAGCTGTCCGTGCCGATTGCTAATGCTTCAAATCTAAATAAATATCAGCAAACGTACTAAATCGATACGTTTCGCTTCCAAAGAACAAAAGGTTTGATATGGCACAGGCCTTTCTGGATAGAGTTTGGAGAAACAGTTAACAAGTCATAAAAACATAAAAGGAATTTACATGTAGTGAGACAATTAAGAGCATTTAAGTTAGAATtcgaattttttccttatatcCTACATATAATGATAGATACTTGTACAGAGTTGTAGCGGTTAATCGCACAGCTAGTAtgtctaaaaacaaaacaccaaACGCCTTAAGTGCCGTTTCCTTCTTTCGTTCCTCCAACGAAGGCACCGACGTTTCAGTATTTTTTAACCATTGTTAAAGCCTTCGTCACAAGTATTCGCATTGATGAAAACCAATGTGATTACTTCTTTTCACAACCCCAAGCGTATCATTAAAATTTGCTTATTTGCAACAATTTACGCTGGAGGAAGCGCAGCAGGGGGGCTACGATTTAAGTATGTGCATGGATGAGAATTATTGATCTGATTTCCTAGGTTCATTTCCGACTCATCAGGACTTTTAGTTCCTGACGGGTTACCTTTACCCGTCGATGATGGTTGCTGATTTATCGATAAAGAATTCCTGCTCAAATTGACGCATGGCACTGAGATGCTGCACTGATATCCAGAACTCATTTCAGATTCAAAAGGGCTTTTATTTTGGGTCACGTTATTCTCCATCGGTGATCGTGGACGGGTTCGCGGTCTGCCTCTAGGACCGGGTTCACGATCCCGATGGGCAGTCGACAGGTGATACTGAAGACTGTTTCGGGTTCTGTAACAACAACATAGATACATGTTTTTCCAAATTGCACAACCATCTTATGTAACATACCTGTAAAGACGTTCACAGAGAGGGCAGGGATGTCGTGAAGTGTCGTTAGTATGTCGGTCCTCAATATGTCGCCTTACGCTGGAGCGACTTGACAAGAGTCGCATACAGAATGGGCAAGGCCATCGTGGTCGGTCAGAAGTTGACATACGACCAGGTGCCCGGCTAGGATGAATTTCACATTCATTTTGATCTGACAGAAGATGGAACTTATTGGTAATGAACGATCTGAAGactaatttttgaaattattaccAGATGTTTCTCGTTGTTGCCGTCTTTCATCACGACCGGGTACAGAAAACCCTCGATTTGAATATTGGCTGAATGGTGGAGCGATATCTTCTGTGGCTGACACAGGTATCCTTGCGAAACTCTGAAGAGTTAACAGAGGCGGAATTAACCCATCCTCCTCTCTGTGttgctcttttctttcttcaccGTTTGTAGCGATATCCCGTTCATGTTGAAATTGGAATGTTTCAGGAGATCCCATTAAATCGTCATTTTCATCAGAAGCCGAATCGAGATCCACTTCTTCTATTTTAACGTTCGCCAAATTCCCAATTGAATCGGATCTGATATTTGCTGGACCTGAAGAAAACAGTGAAGAGTCCCCCAACTACAAAATATCAAATTAAATATGCATATTTTAACTACGGATCGCCAGTCGTCATGGGTTGGTTATATACACACCTGAGTTGTAATCAAGTCATTATCCGATATGGAATCGGATACTGACGGAGAGTTATTATTGCGTACACGTAGAACTGACGAACTATTCTCGGACAACTGACAAGTTTTCAATTCAGAAGAAGATTCCGTGAGACCACGAACTTTAAGGACTTCGGCCGTCCTCAGAAAAGATGGAAGTCTTTGGTGCTTGACTCTCACTTCTCCGTGATAAACAAATTCAATTAATGCTAAAAGGTCATAAAAAAGAATGTCCTTCAAAACAATAACGGGATGTTTGCATGGTGTTGTCTAaggagaaaataataaaatcaattgtttcatttaaaaattccaatttaGCTTTCACTCACAAATTATTTACCTTTAATAAATCTCTGAAAAATGGACTGCAGGCTGACAATACCAcctttaaatagaaaaaaaataagaaaagtcTTTAAGTTAAATGATAGGTGAGAAGAACCATActtgtacaaaaaaaaatgaataaaataaaacctTGCTTTCTACCTTATGAGCTTGTAAGCTTTGGCCTTCACAAGCTAGGGTTACATCAACAAAATCTTCACCAATCCTCAAGTCATGAAATGCAGTTATGAGATTGGACTGATGATTATTCCAACGCAGGAAAAATTCTTGTTCATTAGCCAtgcctaaaaagaaaatatctaATGAAATCTCATATCTCATTATTACCacatagtattctattattccaactttagactGGTATTCAAGCATTTGGTATTATACCAAACCAGACACTACATAAAGCAAATTTGACTAAAGAACATCTTATCTGTCACACAAAATAAGCATTTAGTAAACGCGAAAATTG includes:
- the LOC116919550 gene encoding zinc finger and BTB domain-containing protein 6; protein product: MANEQEFFLRWNNHQSNLITAFHDLRIGEDFVDVTLACEGQSLQAHKVVLSACSPFFRDLLKTTPCKHPVIVLKDILFYDLLALIEFVYHGEVRVKHQRLPSFLRTAEVLKVRGLTESSSELKTCQLSENSSSVLRVRNNNSPSVSDSISDNDLITTQLGDSSLFSSGPANIRSDSIGNLANVKIEEVDLDSASDENDDLMGSPETFQFQHERDIATNGEERKEQHREEDGLIPPLLTLQSFARIPVSATEDIAPPFSQYSNRGFSVPGRDERRQQRETSDQNECEIHPSRAPGRMSTSDRPRWPCPFCMRLLSSRSSVRRHIEDRHTNDTSRHPCPLCERLYRTRNSLQYHLSTAHRDREPGPRGRPRTRPRSPMENNVTQNKSPFESEMSSGYQCSISVPCVNLSRNSLSINQQPSSTGKGNPSGTKSPDESEMNLGNQINNSHPCTYLNRSPPAALPPA